A genomic stretch from Natronolimnobius sp. AArcel1 includes:
- a CDS encoding tyrosine-type recombinase/integrase: protein MVERYLTKKLEAGGSRATMQSPLTAFAMYCENQGIERVDELIADDLRDYGLELRSASIDGDIAGSTANTYFRYIRAFLSFCVRDGKLDTNPADTEAAEEFLPEDTPTRDTQFWEPDQRKRLLEYADERVRMARDETIDTPLERAYRDRTIVVLLAELGLRGAELFRDPNDDARDGLQWGDVDLANGRLEVFGKSREYETVGLTRDAQDALERLHRIQDPPTAEWPLFPTDHAASKYDAIEMATGERPPTGTDIDTVCREQRIAPPSITKEAGRQILKQLTAEARIGLTGDADYLQPHGARRALGAELYEQGHSELAQSALRHSSIETTHEAYSDIKAEDVAKSIDEVRE, encoded by the coding sequence ATGGTCGAACGCTACCTCACCAAGAAACTCGAGGCTGGCGGCAGCCGCGCGACGATGCAATCGCCGCTCACTGCTTTTGCCATGTACTGCGAGAACCAGGGTATCGAACGCGTCGACGAGTTGATCGCCGACGACCTTCGGGACTACGGTCTCGAGTTGCGAAGTGCATCCATCGATGGCGACATTGCGGGTTCGACAGCGAATACGTACTTCCGGTACATTCGTGCGTTCCTCTCGTTTTGCGTTCGGGATGGGAAACTCGACACGAATCCCGCCGACACCGAAGCCGCCGAAGAGTTCCTTCCCGAAGATACGCCGACGCGGGACACCCAGTTCTGGGAACCGGACCAACGAAAGCGGTTACTCGAGTACGCCGACGAACGCGTCCGTATGGCACGTGACGAGACGATTGATACACCACTCGAGCGGGCCTACCGCGACCGGACAATCGTCGTGTTGCTTGCCGAACTTGGTTTGCGTGGGGCCGAACTCTTTCGCGACCCGAACGATGATGCCCGTGACGGGCTTCAGTGGGGAGACGTCGATCTCGCGAACGGCCGACTCGAAGTTTTCGGGAAGTCCCGAGAGTACGAGACCGTTGGACTGACCAGAGATGCGCAAGATGCCCTCGAGCGACTACATCGGATTCAGGATCCACCGACCGCCGAGTGGCCGCTGTTCCCCACCGACCACGCTGCGAGCAAGTACGACGCCATTGAAATGGCCACGGGCGAACGACCTCCGACCGGAACCGATATCGACACCGTCTGTCGCGAGCAACGGATTGCCCCGCCGTCGATCACCAAAGAGGCCGGTCGACAGATCCTCAAACAGTTGACTGCCGAGGCTAGGATTGGACTCACAGGCGACGCTGACTACCTCCAACCACATGGTGCACGGCGAGCATTGGGTGCTGAGTTGTATGAACAAGGCCACTCGGAGTTAGCCCAATCGGCCCTGCGGCACTCGTCGATAGAAACGACTCACGAGGCGTATTCGGATATCAAAGCGGAGGACGTTGCTAAGTCAATCGACGAGGTGAGAGAGTAA
- a CDS encoding Fic family protein, whose product MNIGNDTERSAANQQDVQGAHNYAEAIRTGFDALGDGGQIDQELLCNLHQSLLVDVRSENKRPGNIQDEIPVLIGPDNPIKSVRFVPANPNSVALLFDQLVLYIKNSNYPPLIDIAITHYQFETIHPSVMAMVDSEGSKSCCNYIRQISSLNRICTYQHISTLSNRVLRPSTRCKPARRVGIVDHIVLNAIAAQAVDAYQCGIQIVSPRIDYRDRFPNSLAVRDVMIIYSKSRIFRPRV is encoded by the coding sequence TTGAATATTGGCAACGACACAGAAAGATCAGCAGCAAACCAACAGGATGTACAAGGGGCCCATAATTATGCCGAAGCGATCCGAACGGGCTTCGATGCCTTAGGTGATGGAGGACAGATTGACCAAGAACTACTCTGTAATCTCCACCAATCATTATTGGTCGATGTCCGTAGCGAGAACAAGCGACCAGGGAACATTCAAGATGAGATTCCGGTGCTGATTGGCCCGGACAATCCCATCAAAAGTGTCCGATTTGTACCGGCCAACCCAAACAGTGTCGCGCTCTTGTTTGATCAGCTGGTGTTGTATATCAAAAATAGTAATTACCCACCACTGATTGATATCGCTATTACACACTATCAATTTGAGACGATTCATCCTTCCGTGATGGCAATGGTCGACTCGGAAGGCTCCAAATCATGCTGCAACTATATCAGGCAGATCTCCTCGCTGAACCGTATATGTACTTATCAGCATATCTCAACCCTATCGAACAGAGTACTTCGTCCGTCTACTCGCTGTAAGCCAGCACGGCGAGTGGGAATCGTGGATCACATTGTCCTGAATGCAATAGCTGCGCAGGCTGTTGATGCCTATCAGTGTGGTATTCAGATTGTATCACCCCGTATCGATTACCGTGATCGATTTCCAAATAGTCTAGCGGTTCGGGATGTCATGATCATCTATTCGAAGAGTCGTATTTTCAGGCCCCGCGTGTGA
- a CDS encoding universal stress protein: MPVIAAVDRGESTDDVVTEAEALAKAMDEELHIVHVLSQKEFRGIEQTSVEETGTTVPLDEVRAYAKKIADGAADNVAQEYEPVGLVGDTAEALLGYIDDHDARYIVLGGRQRSPVGKVLFGSTAQSLLLNATCPVVTIIRGEE; encoded by the coding sequence ATGCCTGTAATAGCTGCAGTCGATCGAGGCGAATCGACCGACGACGTAGTCACGGAAGCAGAGGCGCTCGCAAAAGCGATGGATGAAGAACTCCACATCGTTCACGTCCTAAGCCAGAAAGAGTTTCGTGGGATCGAGCAGACGAGTGTTGAGGAGACAGGGACCACGGTACCCCTCGATGAAGTTCGTGCGTACGCGAAAAAGATTGCTGATGGTGCGGCCGATAACGTCGCCCAGGAATACGAACCGGTCGGCCTAGTTGGCGATACCGCAGAAGCCCTGCTAGGATACATCGACGATCACGATGCACGGTACATTGTGCTCGGTGGACGACAACGCTCGCCCGTCGGGAAGGTTCTCTTTGGGAGTACGGCTCAATCCTTGCTCCTCAATGCGACGTGCCCAGTTGTCACGATTATTCGAGGAGAAGAATAA
- the icd gene encoding isocitrate dehydrogenase (NADP(+)), producing MTYDKVDVPEGGEQITVTDDGEPEVPDNPIIPIIYGDGVGKDIGPVTQDVLQAAAKATGREINWMRVYAGESARKKYDENLPDETVKAIKEHRVAIKGPLTTPVGAGFRSLNVGLRKLLDLYANVRPTYHLNGVPSPVKEPEQMDMVTFRENTEDVYAGIEWKAGTDDVEEVREFVEDEMGATDIIHDGPVGIGIKPITEFGTKRLVRRAIDYALEHDRDSVTLVHKGNIMKFTEGQFRDWGYEVAEEEYGDEVITEDTLWEESDGEADDDVVVVNDRIADNMLQQILTRTDEYDVVATMNLNGDYMSDACGAQIGGLGIAPGANFGDGRLLAEPVHGSAPKYAGQDKVNPTAMILSGRIMLEYLGWNDAADLVRDAVEETISSGKVTYDLERQLDDAEKLAASEYAKEVVNNIEKLS from the coding sequence ATGACGTACGACAAGGTTGACGTCCCCGAAGGTGGGGAACAGATTACAGTAACCGACGATGGCGAACCAGAGGTTCCAGACAATCCGATTATTCCAATTATCTATGGAGATGGTGTTGGAAAAGACATTGGTCCCGTAACACAGGACGTCCTGCAGGCAGCTGCAAAGGCAACTGGACGGGAAATCAATTGGATGCGTGTCTACGCTGGTGAGTCAGCCCGAAAAAAGTATGACGAAAATCTTCCCGATGAGACTGTCAAAGCGATCAAGGAACACCGCGTCGCAATCAAAGGGCCACTAACGACACCCGTGGGAGCCGGCTTCAGGTCTCTGAATGTCGGGCTTCGTAAACTACTCGATCTATACGCAAACGTCCGTCCGACCTATCACCTCAATGGTGTACCGTCACCCGTAAAGGAGCCAGAACAGATGGACATGGTGACGTTCCGCGAAAACACCGAGGATGTCTACGCAGGCATCGAATGGAAGGCTGGAACGGATGATGTTGAGGAAGTTCGTGAGTTTGTTGAAGATGAGATGGGCGCAACCGATATCATTCATGATGGCCCTGTTGGCATCGGTATCAAACCCATCACTGAATTCGGGACCAAACGACTGGTTCGACGTGCAATTGATTACGCCCTCGAGCACGATCGTGATTCGGTCACTCTCGTACACAAAGGGAACATCATGAAGTTCACCGAGGGCCAGTTCCGTGACTGGGGCTACGAGGTTGCTGAAGAGGAGTATGGAGATGAGGTTATCACCGAGGACACGCTCTGGGAAGAAAGCGATGGGGAAGCTGACGATGATGTTGTCGTAGTCAATGACCGCATCGCGGATAACATGCTCCAGCAAATCCTGACGCGGACCGACGAGTACGATGTCGTTGCGACAATGAATCTGAACGGTGATTATATGTCTGATGCATGTGGTGCTCAAATCGGTGGTCTCGGCATTGCACCTGGTGCTAACTTCGGTGATGGCCGCCTTCTTGCCGAACCAGTTCATGGGTCTGCACCAAAGTATGCCGGTCAAGACAAGGTCAATCCCACCGCGATGATCCTCTCAGGCCGTATCATGCTCGAGTACCTCGGGTGGAACGACGCTGCGGACCTCGTCCGCGACGCTGTTGAAGAGACCATTTCGTCCGGCAAAGTGACATACGACCTCGAGCGCCAACTTGACGATGCCGAGAAGCTCGCAGCCAGCGAATACGCCAAAGAGGTCGTCAACAATATCGAGAAGCTTTCGTAA
- the tcuA gene encoding FAD-dependent tricarballylate dehydrogenase TcuA, with protein MPTSSEYDVVVIGCGMAGLAATNRAAEKGLSVAMLEKAPKEKRGGHTRYSESFRVPSADADIEQYGYEFDINDYSADDFYDDIMSQTNDRADPEIARTLVDNAGDTIEWLTELGVNWDMDPLNVGYTVARTFFDGEELVPTLVETAEENGADVYYKTEARELIRNDDGRVVGVKAITDDGFVKFESEAVILGAGGYESSPEKRTQYYGSDYDAMTVRGSRYNTGEAIDAALETGANAVGQWGGAHMALIDADSPPVEGGANRVDGYQYGVLLNREGERFFDEGEDARAHTYAKLGRIIFEQPGHEAYIVIDEPLKDHQRATGPGGWVEGESIEEVLTELGCDNPEAGVNTVNEFNDATDPGEFDPDSLDGNDTNGINPEKSNWALPIDDPPFYGYRVTGGITFAFGGVETNSRAEVIDTRGQPISGLYAAGNSVGGLFFDNYPGGTGLSNAAVFGKIAAEEVSNEMN; from the coding sequence ATGCCCACAAGTAGCGAGTACGATGTAGTAGTAATAGGGTGTGGTATGGCTGGACTAGCAGCCACGAATCGCGCGGCCGAAAAGGGCCTTAGTGTTGCTATGCTTGAGAAAGCACCAAAAGAAAAACGAGGTGGCCACACACGATATAGTGAATCGTTCCGTGTCCCTTCAGCCGATGCCGATATTGAGCAATATGGGTACGAATTTGACATAAACGATTATTCAGCTGATGATTTCTACGATGATATCATGTCCCAAACAAACGACCGAGCAGATCCTGAAATCGCTCGAACCCTCGTCGATAACGCTGGGGACACTATCGAATGGCTCACCGAACTTGGCGTAAATTGGGACATGGACCCATTGAATGTAGGTTATACTGTCGCACGGACGTTCTTTGACGGTGAGGAACTTGTCCCAACCTTAGTCGAAACTGCCGAAGAGAATGGTGCCGATGTCTACTACAAAACGGAAGCTCGAGAACTCATCCGTAACGACGACGGCCGCGTTGTCGGTGTGAAGGCAATAACTGACGATGGATTTGTTAAGTTTGAGTCCGAGGCAGTCATTCTGGGTGCAGGAGGGTACGAATCTAGTCCCGAAAAACGTACGCAGTACTATGGTTCAGACTACGATGCAATGACTGTTCGCGGAAGTCGATACAACACCGGTGAGGCTATCGATGCAGCGCTTGAAACAGGCGCTAACGCAGTTGGACAATGGGGCGGTGCACACATGGCTCTGATTGATGCTGATTCACCACCCGTTGAAGGAGGAGCAAATCGTGTTGATGGGTACCAGTATGGTGTTCTTCTAAACCGCGAAGGGGAACGCTTCTTCGATGAGGGAGAAGATGCACGAGCACATACGTATGCAAAGCTCGGTCGAATTATCTTCGAGCAACCAGGTCATGAAGCATATATTGTGATCGATGAGCCACTCAAAGACCATCAGCGTGCAACTGGACCAGGTGGGTGGGTAGAAGGTGAGTCCATTGAGGAAGTCCTTACTGAACTCGGATGCGATAACCCAGAAGCAGGAGTGAACACAGTCAACGAATTTAACGATGCGACCGACCCTGGGGAGTTTGATCCAGACTCACTCGATGGAAACGACACCAACGGAATCAATCCCGAAAAGTCCAATTGGGCGCTACCGATTGATGATCCACCATTCTACGGGTATCGCGTAACTGGCGGTATCACATTCGCCTTTGGTGGTGTAGAGACGAACAGCCGTGCAGAAGTAATCGATACACGTGGCCAGCCGATTTCTGGGCTATACGCAGCAGGAAACAGTGTTGGCGGGTTGTTCTTCGATAATTATCCCGGAGGAACTGGACTCTCAAACGCTGCCGTATTCGGCAAAATTGCTGCAGAAGAGGTTTCTAACGAGATGAATTGA
- a CDS encoding Coenzyme F420 hydrogenase/dehydrogenase, beta subunit C-terminal domain — MTTDDPLPREPPDMASDRGNEVPKFQKDYEGGKPSETWFTELDHAVIQEGRCIQCSTCVAVCPVDTIGVDENGLPTQTKMCIGCSRCWDFCPRGGLRYERQWKITGGEDNVKGAGDPIDEHSAKVRDNWRTNAQDGGLVTAMLIRLLEEGKIDGAIIATESEDEPWKAEPLIATTPEECIENAGSFYNQTMALEYLDYRSIEDTFPEMNLDDLSLAVVGTPCVIEGIEALQDFEWDYGSHEEGVRAIEYTIALMCTKNFNYYKFVGEQLEEKRGIPPEDIKKMDILHGKMMVWDHSDEMILEEDIENFHNAALKGCDECADFTGYCADVSVGSVGSSDEYSSVIIRTETGQEMWELTEPELDYHDLEDRSAIGGLQNWDKKAAFDALERPFDPDAPRFFSYHEHAEEYGVDPNPYDPSVKGEPSSSS, encoded by the coding sequence ATGACCACTGACGACCCACTACCAAGAGAGCCACCCGACATGGCTTCTGACAGAGGTAACGAGGTTCCAAAATTTCAGAAGGACTACGAGGGGGGTAAACCGTCCGAAACCTGGTTTACGGAACTTGATCATGCTGTTATCCAGGAGGGACGCTGTATCCAGTGCAGTACCTGTGTCGCTGTCTGTCCGGTCGATACAATCGGTGTCGACGAAAACGGACTACCAACCCAGACAAAGATGTGCATCGGATGCTCACGTTGCTGGGACTTCTGCCCTCGTGGTGGCCTTCGATACGAACGTCAATGGAAGATTACCGGCGGAGAAGACAACGTCAAAGGCGCCGGCGACCCGATTGACGAACACTCCGCCAAGGTTCGAGACAACTGGCGAACGAATGCACAGGACGGTGGTCTCGTCACTGCCATGCTTATTCGCCTGCTCGAGGAAGGCAAAATCGACGGCGCGATCATCGCAACAGAAAGTGAGGACGAGCCATGGAAGGCCGAACCGCTTATCGCAACCACGCCCGAGGAGTGTATCGAGAACGCAGGTTCGTTCTACAACCAAACAATGGCACTAGAATACCTCGACTACAGATCCATTGAGGATACGTTCCCAGAAATGAACCTTGATGACCTCAGTCTCGCAGTCGTCGGGACGCCATGTGTGATCGAAGGAATCGAAGCCCTGCAGGACTTCGAATGGGACTACGGTAGCCACGAGGAAGGCGTTCGTGCGATCGAGTACACGATTGCACTGATGTGTACCAAGAACTTTAACTACTACAAGTTTGTTGGTGAGCAACTCGAGGAGAAACGCGGTATTCCTCCAGAGGATATTAAGAAGATGGATATCCTCCACGGTAAGATGATGGTCTGGGACCATTCCGATGAGATGATCCTCGAAGAGGACATTGAGAACTTCCACAATGCCGCGTTGAAAGGCTGCGACGAGTGTGCTGATTTCACCGGCTACTGTGCAGACGTTTCGGTCGGCTCGGTCGGCTCGTCTGACGAGTATTCAAGTGTCATTATCCGAACGGAGACGGGCCAAGAAATGTGGGAGCTCACCGAACCAGAACTTGACTACCACGATCTGGAGGACCGCTCCGCGATCGGCGGCCTCCAAAACTGGGATAAAAAGGCTGCATTCGACGCACTCGAGCGACCGTTCGATCCAGATGCGCCGCGGTTCTTCTCCTACCACGAACACGCTGAGGAGTATGGCGTTGATCCGAACCCATATGATCCATCAGTGAAAGGCGAACCGAGCAGCAGCAGCTGA
- a CDS encoding D-isomer specific 2-hydroxyacid dehydrogenase family protein, whose amino-acid sequence MVQALVDQDIKPREILFDVANSDVNIEIGVENTETALVDALTNKEVLITSSRLPVTKRVLESASELELIAKIGTGLDSVDLEAAAENDTTVVYTPGLNALSVAEHALSLLLTVNRNVFLGQQALENGNWRDSMPTSRPVTQQTVGIIGFGNVGSRVAGLLDGFNAEVLVYDPYVHEVDTQITGTELVSLDHLLTESDAIIVTAELTEETRGMIGKEAFEKMSPEATIVNTARGPIVDQSALVEAIRNESIAGAGLDVFETEPLPVDSLLHEYANIVVTPHIGASTDRSRRATIETLIGLVNTHTANESVPERFVAVDAEESN is encoded by the coding sequence ATGGTACAGGCGCTCGTCGATCAAGATATTAAACCACGCGAGATACTCTTTGACGTGGCTAACAGCGATGTTAACATCGAAATTGGTGTTGAAAACACTGAAACAGCACTGGTCGATGCCCTGACCAACAAAGAGGTACTCATTACCTCTTCAAGACTACCAGTCACGAAACGAGTACTGGAGTCAGCCTCAGAACTCGAACTGATCGCAAAAATTGGTACCGGACTTGACTCAGTGGATCTCGAGGCCGCGGCAGAAAACGACACTACCGTCGTCTACACACCCGGGCTTAATGCCCTCTCCGTCGCCGAGCACGCACTCTCGTTACTCCTAACTGTCAATCGAAATGTGTTTCTTGGACAACAAGCCCTCGAGAACGGCAATTGGCGGGATTCAATGCCGACAAGTCGGCCAGTCACCCAGCAGACGGTTGGAATCATTGGATTTGGAAACGTCGGGAGTAGAGTTGCTGGCTTGCTCGATGGGTTCAATGCAGAGGTGCTTGTATACGATCCGTATGTACACGAGGTAGATACACAAATCACGGGGACGGAACTCGTGTCTCTGGACCACCTGCTCACGGAATCAGATGCAATTATAGTGACAGCCGAACTAACGGAGGAAACACGAGGTATGATCGGCAAAGAAGCGTTCGAGAAAATGTCGCCAGAGGCAACCATTGTTAACACGGCGCGAGGCCCGATTGTTGACCAATCAGCGCTTGTAGAGGCCATTCGAAACGAATCAATCGCAGGTGCCGGGCTCGATGTCTTCGAGACAGAGCCACTTCCTGTGGATTCTCTGTTACACGAATATGCCAACATCGTCGTGACGCCGCATATCGGTGCCTCAACGGACCGATCACGCCGTGCTACAATTGAAACACTGATCGGGCTAGTCAATACGCATACCGCAAATGAGTCAGTCCCTGAGCGGTTTGTAGCTGTTGACGCAGAAGAGTCCAACTGA
- a CDS encoding fumarylacetoacetate hydrolase family protein: MVRLARSAGGAPLLGDDTGYVPLSAADPSLTSICDALPRAASGTLPDPGKATAEPIPASDISFASPLGKYGKLWGIGLNYAEHASDLDEDRPTEPASFMKPKTAVTGPGGPIRLPEREISDRVTAEGELAVVIGRTCGNVAKDDAESVIAGYVPVIDMTAEDILEKNPRYLTRSKGFDSFIVFGSSILTTDEVRNLESVTVQTIVNGEVKAENQVRNMMTPPRELVSFHSNIMTFEPGDIISTGTPGASPIDAGDHVTADVEVVGDVSADVVR, encoded by the coding sequence ATGGTACGTCTTGCTCGGTCTGCGGGTGGTGCGCCGTTGCTCGGTGATGACACCGGATACGTTCCACTCTCAGCCGCTGACCCCTCACTCACGAGTATTTGTGATGCCTTACCGCGTGCTGCGTCTGGTACTCTTCCGGACCCTGGTAAGGCGACTGCTGAGCCTATTCCGGCCTCAGACATCTCGTTTGCATCTCCGCTCGGAAAGTACGGTAAACTTTGGGGTATTGGGCTCAATTACGCCGAACATGCGTCTGATCTCGACGAGGATAGACCGACTGAACCAGCTAGCTTCATGAAGCCGAAAACCGCGGTGACTGGTCCCGGTGGCCCTATCCGACTCCCTGAACGGGAAATATCGGACCGTGTCACAGCTGAAGGTGAGCTCGCTGTCGTTATAGGGCGAACCTGTGGAAATGTCGCTAAAGATGATGCAGAGTCTGTAATTGCTGGCTATGTCCCTGTTATCGATATGACCGCTGAGGACATTCTCGAAAAGAATCCTCGATATCTTACTCGCTCAAAAGGCTTTGATTCGTTCATCGTCTTTGGCTCCTCTATACTTACAACCGATGAGGTTCGAAATCTCGAGTCAGTAACGGTCCAAACGATTGTCAACGGCGAGGTCAAGGCTGAAAATCAAGTTCGGAACATGATGACACCACCGCGGGAACTTGTATCCTTCCATTCTAACATCATGACGTTCGAACCCGGTGATATCATTTCGACGGGCACGCCGGGCGCATCGCCGATCGACGCTGGCGATCATGTAACTGCGGATGTTGAGGTTGTTGGTGATGTGAGCGCTGACGTCGTACGCTAA
- a CDS encoding GIY-YIG nuclease family protein: MVTSLYVLELEPGEHKHAKWYVGITKNVEQRMSDHYGNSMVKWVSQNEVVDYIVVGEWNRTQARQYEDDLTALLMHEYGWRTTRGGSWTDPYRPGIPDRNFSDVSGELIRALADTDHEGLLRLVEKYPLFSYRNSVTDGRVDHDLKVYEDTKESAEEAHDVLENRIGADFHEYDVREAIFIAGMYNLDQAEELLRQWSADGELKGKDSDSEITLE; the protein is encoded by the coding sequence ATGGTCACTTCTCTATATGTCCTTGAACTCGAGCCAGGGGAGCATAAACATGCCAAGTGGTACGTTGGAATCACAAAAAACGTAGAACAACGGATGTCTGACCACTACGGGAACTCAATGGTAAAATGGGTATCCCAAAATGAGGTTGTAGATTATATTGTTGTGGGTGAGTGGAACCGTACCCAAGCACGACAATATGAAGACGATCTAACAGCGTTGCTGATGCACGAATACGGTTGGCGGACCACACGCGGTGGCAGCTGGACTGATCCTTATCGACCTGGTATTCCAGATCGAAATTTTAGCGACGTCTCTGGCGAACTGATCCGTGCGTTAGCGGATACTGATCACGAGGGATTGCTTCGGCTTGTTGAAAAATATCCTTTGTTCTCATATCGAAATTCAGTCACCGATGGTCGAGTTGATCACGACTTAAAAGTCTATGAAGATACCAAAGAGTCGGCTGAGGAAGCACATGATGTTCTTGAGAACCGGATTGGTGCTGATTTCCATGAGTACGACGTTCGTGAAGCGATTTTCATAGCTGGAATGTATAACCTTGACCAAGCTGAAGAACTTCTTCGACAGTGGAGCGCCGATGGTGAGCTCAAGGGAAAGGACTCAGATTCAGAAATAACGCTTGAATAG
- a CDS encoding NAD(P)-dependent oxidoreductase: MDEDALFAALGNNEITGERLDVFVDEMPTPDHSLIKHDDLAMALNISGTTIWSLRRMSLGGENTSIGLQEFTSVDNTQCGGNQSMMFAGTV, from the coding sequence ATTGACGAAGATGCCCTCTTTGCTGCACTGGGGAACAATGAAATTACTGGTGAAAGACTTGACGTCTTTGTGGATGAAATGCCTACACCAGATCATTCGCTTATCAAACATGACGATCTCGCCATGGCACTAAACATCTCAGGAACCACAATTTGGTCTCTACGGCGAATGAGTCTCGGTGGTGAAAATACGTCGATAGGTCTACAAGAATTTACTTCCGTGGACAACACTCAGTGCGGAGGCAATCAATCGATGATGTTTGCCGGTACTGTATAG
- a CDS encoding SDR family oxidoreductase produces the protein MDLELADKSALVLAGSKGLGRAAATQFVREGATVVITSSDPNNLTTAVEEIQEETNCDPNKIGYQVCDLSDPDSIKTGMTGAIDTLGGLDLLVTNHGGPASKFFADATLDEFDDAYQAILRSTIQACKIALPYLQNGSGSITNLAAASALEPNKYGLFGNVFRSGIYGLSKTLSRQYGNNGVRVNCVAPRGIHTDRIDYKITQLAEDEDISIEEATTQRENELPLSRLGSPEEFGRAVAFIASPAAGFTTGAVLTVDGGWSEHAF, from the coding sequence ATGGACTTAGAACTAGCTGACAAGTCTGCACTCGTGTTGGCAGGAAGCAAAGGTCTTGGTCGAGCTGCTGCAACACAGTTCGTCAGAGAAGGTGCTACCGTAGTCATTACATCCAGTGACCCTAACAATTTGACAACGGCTGTCGAAGAGATTCAAGAGGAGACAAATTGTGACCCAAATAAAATCGGTTACCAAGTGTGCGATTTAAGCGATCCAGATTCAATTAAAACAGGTATGACGGGCGCAATTGACACACTTGGCGGGTTAGATCTTCTTGTAACAAATCATGGTGGACCCGCCTCTAAATTCTTTGCTGACGCTACACTGGACGAGTTTGACGATGCATATCAGGCCATCCTTCGGAGTACGATACAGGCCTGTAAAATTGCGCTTCCATACCTCCAAAACGGTAGTGGCTCAATCACGAATCTCGCTGCTGCCTCGGCATTAGAACCAAACAAGTACGGTCTCTTTGGCAATGTTTTCCGGTCTGGTATCTACGGACTATCTAAAACACTGTCAAGGCAGTATGGAAATAACGGTGTTCGCGTCAACTGCGTCGCTCCGCGTGGAATCCATACTGATAGGATTGATTACAAGATTACCCAACTTGCTGAAGATGAAGATATTTCAATCGAAGAGGCAACAACACAGCGAGAGAACGAACTTCCACTCTCTCGGCTTGGTTCGCCCGAAGAGTTTGGACGTGCAGTCGCATTTATTGCGTCACCAGCTGCTGGTTTCACAACCGGCGCCGTTTTAACAGTGGATGGCGGTTGGTCAGAGCACGCGTTCTAA
- a CDS encoding IclR family transcriptional regulator, with translation MKQNQSTPPVKSTETTLEIIEALRSLDGGRINELADYLDQSPSTVHRHLNTLLKHDYVTKVGDEYHLGMRVLTIAGCVQTRDSAYQLAKLKVDELAEETGEHVQFLVEEHGRRYYVHTGTGKQAVQTDCQLGKTGYLHCTAAGKSILANLPEDYVDEIITEHGLPSLTTNTITDEDELSDELENIRKTEIAFNLEESKIGLNSVGTALMDPNGSVIGGLSISGPAHRLKGERLKTEISDLLLGVVNELELKIKYEL, from the coding sequence ATGAAACAAAATCAGTCGACGCCCCCGGTCAAATCGACCGAAACAACATTGGAGATTATTGAAGCGCTCAGATCGCTTGATGGCGGTCGAATAAACGAATTAGCAGATTACCTTGACCAATCGCCTAGTACTGTTCATAGGCATTTGAACACCCTGCTGAAACACGATTATGTTACGAAGGTCGGTGATGAGTATCACCTTGGTATGCGAGTGTTGACTATCGCTGGGTGTGTGCAAACACGTGATTCTGCGTACCAACTGGCCAAATTGAAAGTCGATGAATTGGCCGAAGAAACTGGTGAGCACGTCCAGTTCCTTGTTGAAGAGCATGGCAGGCGATATTACGTTCATACAGGAACTGGAAAGCAGGCTGTACAGACAGACTGTCAATTAGGTAAGACAGGCTATCTTCACTGCACCGCTGCTGGGAAATCAATCCTAGCAAATCTTCCAGAAGATTATGTTGATGAGATAATTACCGAACACGGACTTCCATCGCTCACGACGAATACAATTACTGATGAAGACGAGCTTTCTGACGAACTTGAAAACATTCGTAAGACCGAGATTGCGTTCAATTTAGAGGAATCAAAAATAGGACTGAACTCGGTCGGAACCGCTCTTATGGACCCAAATGGGTCCGTAATCGGGGGACTGAGTATTTCGGGACCAGCTCACCGCTTGAAGGGTGAAAGGCTCAAGACAGAGATCTCCGACCTGCTACTTGGAGTCGTGAACGAACTCGAGCTAAAGATCAAGTACGAATTGTAA